A stretch of the Opisthocomus hoazin isolate bOpiHoa1 chromosome 2, bOpiHoa1.hap1, whole genome shotgun sequence genome encodes the following:
- the MED23 gene encoding mediator of RNA polymerase II transcription subunit 23 isoform X3, translated as MAVETGLLPPRMVCESLINSDTLEWERTQLWALTFKLVRKIIGGVDYKGVRDLLKVILEKILTIPNTVSSAVVQQLLAAREVVAYILERNACLLPAYFAVTEIRKLYPEGKLPHWLLGNLVSDFVDTFRPTARINSICGRCSLLPVVNNSGAMCNSWKLDPTTLRFPLKGLLPYDKDLFEPQTALLRYVLEQPYSRDMVCNMLGLNKQTLNIAQHKQRCPVLEDQLVDLVVYAMERSETEEKFDDGGTSQLLWQHLSSQLIFFVLFQFASFPHMVLSLHQKLAGRGLIKGRDHLMWVLLQFISGSIQKNALADFLPVMKLFDLLYPEKECIPVPDINKPQSTHAFAMTCIWIHLNRKAHSDNSKLQIPIPHSLKLHHEFLQQSLRNKSLQMNDYKIALLCNAYSTNSECFTLPMGVLVETIYGNGNMRISLPGTNCMASGSITPLPMNLLDSLTVHAKMSLIHSIATRVIKLAHAKSSVALAPALVETYSRLLVYMEIESLGIKGFISQLLPTVFKSHAWGILHTLLEMFSYRMHHIQPHYRVQLLSHLHSLAAVPQTNQNQLHLCVESTALRLITALGSSEVQPQFTRFLSDPKTVLSAESEELNRALILTLARATHVTDFFTGSDSIQGTWCKDILQTIMSFTPHNWASHTLSCFPAPLQVFFKQNNVPQESRFNLKKNVEEEYRKWKSMTNENEIIAHFSVQGSATLFLCLLWKMLLETDHINQIGYRVLERIGARALVAHVRTFADFLVYEFSTSAGGQQLNKCIEILNDMVWKYNIVTLDRLILCLAMRSHEGNEAQVCYFIIQLLLLKPNDFRNRVSDFVKENSPEHWLQNDWHTKHMSYHKKYPEKLYFEGLAEQVNPPVQIQPQYLPIYFGNVCLRFLPVFDIVIHRFLELLPVSKSLETLLDHLGGLYKFHDRPVTYLYNTLHYYETHLRERTNLKRKLVHAIIGSLKDNRPLGWCLSDTYLKCAMNPREENPWVPDDTYYCKLIGRLVDTMAGKSPGPFPNCDWRFNEFPNPAAHALHVTCVELMALAVPGKDVGNALLNVVLKSQPLVPRENITAWMNAIGLIITALPEPYWIVLHDRIVSVINSPSLTSETEWVGYPFQLFDFTACHQSYSEMSCSYTLALAHAVWHHSSIGQLSLIPKFLTEVLIPIVKTEFQLLYVYHLVGPFLQRFQQERTRCMIEIGVAFYEMLLNADRYSSHLNYMDPICDFLYHMKYMFTGDSVKDQVEKIICNLRPALKLRLRFITHISKMESAAVPQQPLSNGSPAQQPSQVPVNVALPVTQ; from the exons ATGGCAGTAGAAACTGGACTTTTGCCACCCAG AATGGTTTGTGAATCTCTGATAAACTCAGATACGCTTGAATGGGAAAGGACACAGTTGTGGGCATTAACATTTAAACTGGTCCGGAAGATTATCGGAGGTGTAGACTACAAG GGTGTGCGTGATCTGTTGAAAGTGATCCTGGAGAAAATCTTAACAATTCCAAACACTGTGAGCTCAGCTGTTGTACAGCAGCTTTTAGCAGCGAGAGAG gtAGTAGCCtacattttggaaagaaatgcaTGTTTGTTACCTGCCTACTTTGCAGTTACAGAGATCAGAAAACTATATCCTGAAGGAAAACTTCCCCATTGG TTACTAGGTAATTTAGTGTCAGATTTTGTGGACACCTTCAGACCTACAGCAAGAATAAATTCCATTTGTG GTCGCTGTAGTCTTCTTCCTGTGGTAAATAACTCAGGTGCCATGTGTAACTCGTGGAAGCTGGATCCTACAACCCTTCGTTTTCCTTTGAAAGGTCTCTTACCATATGATAAG gatctcTTTGAGCCACAGACTGCTTTGTTGAGATATGTGCTGGAACAACCGTATTCAAGGGATATGGTCTGCAATATGCTAGGTCTGAATAAGCAG ACCTTGAACATTGCTCAG CACAAGCAGcgctgccctgtgctggaggaCCAGCTGGTGGATCTTGTGGTGTATGCCATGGAACGGTCTGAGACTGAAGAGAAATTTGATGATGGTGGAACCAGTCAGCTTCTGTGGCAGCATCTCTCCAGCCAGCTCATTTTCTTTGTGCTCTTTCAGTTTGCAAGTTTTCCTCATATGGTCCTGTCACTCCATCAAAAG TTGGCAGGCCGTGGTCTCATTAAAGGAAGAGACCATCTGATGTGGGTGCTACTCCAGTTCATCTCTGGCAGCATCCAGAAGAATGCACTGGCTGACTTCCTCCCGGTTATGAAGCTTTTTGACCTCCTATATCCTGAGAAAGAA TGTATTCCTGTACCTGATATTAACAAACCCCAGTCAACTCATGCTTTTGCAATGACCTGTATTTGGATTCATCTGAATCGGAAGGCACATAGTGACAACTCCAAGTTACAGATTCCCATTCCTCATTCTCTTAAACTTCACCATGa GTTTTTGCAACAGagtttaagaaataaaagcttacaGATGAATGACTACAAGATTGCCTTGTTGTGCAATGCTTATTCAACCAATTCAGAGTGTTTCACTTTGCCAATGGGCGTACTAGTAGAGACTATTTATGGAAATGGCAACATGAGGATATCTCTTCCAGGAACTAATTGCATGGCATCAGGGTCTATTACCCCACTGCCAATGAACCTCTTGGACTCACTCACAGTTCACGCCAAAATGAG TCTGATTCATAGCATAGCTACAAGGGTAATTAAGTTGGCTCATGCAAAATCTAGTGTGGCCTTGGCTCCTGCTCTTGTGGAAACCTATAGTCGCCTGTTGGTTTATATGGAGATAGAATCCTTGGGCATCAAAGGCTTCATCA GTCAGCTCCTGCCAACAGTGTTCAAATCTCACGCATGGGGAATTTTGCACACTCTGCTAGAAATGTTTAGCTATCGGATGCATCACATCCAGCCTCATTACAGAGTCCAGCTGCTCAGCCATCTTCACTCCTTGGCTGCTGTGCCACAGACTAATCAGAACCAGCTTCATCTGTG TGTTGAAAGTACTGCTCTAAGGCTAATCACAGCTTTGGGCAGCTCAGAAGTCCAACCACAGTTTACACGATTCCTCAGTGATCCCAAAACAGTTCTTTCAGCAGAATCAGAAGAACTCAACAGGGCTTTGATCTTAACCCTAGCGAGAGCAACACATGTGACAG ACTTTTTCACAGGCTCTGATTCAATTCAGGGAACTTGGTGCAAGGATATATTGCAGACTATCATGAGTTTTACTCCACATAACTGGGCATCACACACACTAAGCTGttttccagctcctctgcag GTGTTCTTCAAGCAGAATAACGTACCTCAGGAAAGCCGTTTTAACTTGAAGAAGAATGTGGAAGAAGAATACCGAAAGTGGAAGTCTATGACCAATGAGAATGAGATAATCGCACACTTCTCTGTACAAGGTTCAGCCACACTTTTCCTTTGTCTCCTGTGGAAGATGTTGTTAGAGACCGATCACATTAATCAAATTGGCTACAG AGTATTAGAAAGAATTGGGGCCAGAGCTCTGGTGGCACATGTGAGGACATTTGCAGATTTCTTGGTGTATGAGTTCTCTACCTCTGCAGGAGGCCAGCAGCTCAATAAATGTATTGAGATTCTCAATGACATGGTGTGGAAATACAACATTGTAACACTGGATAGGTTGATACTGTGTCTG GCTATGCGTAGTCATGAAGGAAATGAAGCTCAAGTCTGTTACTTCATAATTCAGTTACTCTTACTGAAGCCTAAcgatttcagaaacagagtgagTGATTTTGTGAAGGAGAATTCTCCGGAGCACTGGCTGCAGAATGACTGGCATACTAAGCATATGAGCTATCACAAG aaataccctgaaaagctgtattttgaagGCTTGGCAGAGCAAGTTAATCCTCCAGTTCAGATCCAGCCCCAGTACCTACCAATTTATTTTGGAAATGTATGCCTGCGCTTTCTGCCAGTGTTTGACATTGTAATCCATAGGTTTCTGGAATTGCTTCCAGTGTCCAAATCACTAGAAACTTTATTGGATCATCTGGGAGGTTTATACAAATTCCATG ACCGTCCAGTGACTTACCTGTACAACACTCTTCACTATTATGAGACGCATCTCAGAGAGCGCACAAACCTCAAGAGAAAACTTGTTCATGCCATAATTGGCTCTCTCAAAGATAATCGCCCACTAGGCTGGTGTCTAAGTGATACTTATCTCAAATGTGCTATGAATCCCCGAGAAGAGAATCCATGGGTTCCTGATGACACTTACTATTGCAAGCTCATTGGAAGACTAGTAGACA CTATGGCAGGCAAATCACCTGGTCCATTTCCAAATTGTGACTGGAGATTCAATGAGTTTCCTAACCCAGCTGCCCATGCTCTCCATGTTACTTGTGTTGAGCTCATGGCTCTGGCTGTTCCAGGGAAGGATGTGGGCAACGCACTACTGAATGTTGTGCTGAAGAG TCAGCCCCTGGTGCCTAGAGAGAATATCACAGCTTGGATGAATGCAATTGGACTGATAATCACAGCCTTACCA GAGCCATACTGGATTGTGCTCCATGATCGCATTGTGAGCGTTATCAACAGTCCCAGCTTGACATCAGAGACAGAGTGGGTTGGTTACCCGTTCCAGCTGTTTGACTTCACAGCATGTCACCAGTCTTATTCCGAGATGAGTTGTAGCTACACCTTGGCTTTGGCACATGCTGTCTGGCATCATTCTAGCATTGGACAGCTTTCTCTCATTCCTAA GTTCCTCACAGAAGTATTAATACCCATAGTGAAAACAGAGTTCCAGTTACTCTACGTTTACCACCTTGTTGGTCCTTTTCTACAACGGTTCCAGCAGGAGAGGACACGATGCATGATAGAG ATTGGAGTGGCGTTTTATGAAATGCTCCTGAACGCAGATCGGTACAGCTCACATCTGAACTATATGGATCCTATATGTGACTTCTTGTATCACATGAAGTATATGTTTACAGGTGACAGTGTGAAAGACCAA gttgagaaaataatttgtaatttaaGACCAGCTTTGAAACTTCGGTTACGCTTCATAACACACATCAGCAAAATGGAATCAGCTGCTGTTCCACAACAACCTCTCAGTAATGGGTCACCAGCACAACAGCCTAGCCAGGTGCCTGTTAATGTTGCTTTGCCAGTGACGCAGTGA